In the Diachasmimorpha longicaudata isolate KC_UGA_2023 chromosome 1, iyDiaLong2, whole genome shotgun sequence genome, one interval contains:
- the LOC135168566 gene encoding uncharacterized protein LOC135168566 — protein MTSTDKNLLASVSSKFTEETLRSVLVRLTGDLGAVVSAWNVEPAAGKGDNYLSVVSRVTIGGKVHGKPVQSTVIVKAIPTNKTRNLIFRSKDYFKNETAFYTKVIALFEEFLTKKGKLELLNVPRCLGYFEDGENDFIVLEDAKAKGFAGIDRLKAWKYEDCKVIFKALAQYHGISLAILQQHPQELLNATKDLSEPLFSDKYWDWYGRYYTLSINAAQDAMAKEYPGTPQEEKFRTMTSRKLFTKCVELLEHKNKSVFVVNHGDSWATNFMTRTLPNGEQDAIIFDFQLARCASPVHDLAYFVYTVTDKDTRDQYFQSLLKYYHDEMGQTMAQLGANIDGIFPFDVFMKEVKEQFVFGFAFGLETLPMSMLSAEESFDLDEAKEGETLNIADVWALKPTENKVNRRRLADVVKHGIDQGFL, from the exons ATGACAAGTACTGACAAGAATTTGTTAGCTTCGGTGAGTTCTAAATTCACTGAAGAAACCCTACGAAGTGTTTTGGTAAGACTGACTGGTGACCTGGGGGCTGTTGTTTCCGCTTGGAATGTTGAACCTGCCGCTGGAAAAGGCGATAATTACCTTTCGGTTGTCAGTCGTGTAACAATCGGCGGAAAAGTTCATGGAAAACCAGTGCAAAGTACTGTTATCGTCAAAGCCATTCCCACAAACAAAACGCGTAATTTGATATTCAGAAGTAAGGACTATTTCAAGAATGAAACTGCTTTTTATACTAAG GTCATTGCTTTATTTGAAGAATTCTTGACGAAGAAAGGCAAGCTTGAACTTCTGAATGTTCCGCGATGCCTAGGTTATTTCGAGGACGGGGAGAACGATTTTATCGTATTAGAAGATGCCAAAGCCAAAGGATTTGCCGGTATTGACCGGCTAAAGGCCTGGAAATATGAGGATTGCAAGGTCATCTTCAAAGCCCTGGCTCAATACCATGGAATCTCATTGGCTATTCTGCAACAGCATCCGCAGGAGTTGCTCAATGCCACCAAAGATCTTTCAGAACCATTATTTAGTGACAAGTACTGGGATTGGTATGGAAGATACTAT ACCTTGAGTATTAATGCCGCTCAAGATGCCATGGCCAAAGAATATCCAGGAACTCCGCAGGAGGAAAAATTCCGTACCATGACGTCTCGTAAATTGTTTACCAAGTGCGTTGAATTATTAGAACATAAGAATAAATCAGTTTTCGTGGTGAATCACGGGGATTCATGGGCTACAAATTTCATGACCCGAACGCTTCCCAATGGAGAGCAGGACGCCATAATCTTCGATTTTCAATTGGCTAGGTGTGCCAGCCCTGTCCACGATCTTGCCTATTTTGTTTACACAGTAACCGATAAAGATACGAGAGACCAATATTTCCAGAGTCTGCTTAAATACTATCACGATGAAATGGGACAAACTATGGCACAGCTGGGTGCCAATATCGATGGAATCTTTCCCTTCGATGTGTTTATGAAAGAG gtGAAAGAACAATTCGTTTTCGGTTTTGCGTTTGGTTTGGAGACCCTACCGATGTCGATGCTCTCTGCGGAAGAATCATTCGATCTGGACGAAGCAAAAGAAGGTGAAACATTAAATATTGCCGATGTCTGGGCTCTGAAACCCACCGAGAATAAGGTGAACCGCCGCCGCCTTGCCGACGTTGTTAAACACGGCATAGATCAAGGTTTTTTGTAA